The segment GATCGACGAGATCGAAGATGAGGGGATACTCGAAGAGCGCGAGAGCGAGCTGATCAAATCGGCGATAAGATTCGACGACATCCAGGTCTCGGAGGTTTACATCCCCAGGATGGACGTCGCCGCGGTCGACATCGAGATGACTCCGGAGGAGATCGGAGAGGTCTTCGTGCAGACCGGCTATTCCAGGATACCAGCGTACAGCAAGACCATCGACAACATCGTCGGCATCATCTATGCCAAGGAATTCTATGCCAGAGCGTTCAAAGGGACCATGCCCGAGAACATACGCGACATCGTCAGGCCGATAAAATCGGTCCCGGAGACCGCAAGCATCGCCAGCCTTCTGGCGGACTTCCAGAAATCCAAGATTCACATGGCGGTCGTACTGGACTCGTACGGCGGGACCATGGGCGTCGTCACCATGGAGGACCTTCTCGAAGAGCTCGTGGGAGACATCTGGGACGAGAGCGACGAGGTGCAGCATGACGTTGCGGCCATGTCGGACGGGGTTTTCACCGTCAAAGGAACGGCAAACATATATGACGCGATGGAGAAGATGGAGATACCCTTCGATCCCGAGGAATACGAGGATTACTCCGTGAACGGGTTCATCTGCTACAAGCTCGGCAGAGGGCCTTC is part of the Candidatus Methanomethylophilaceae archaeon genome and harbors:
- a CDS encoding HlyC/CorC family transporter — its product is MDLTLIYAIIIALLIVCSSFFSMSETAFTSANVIRLKKMEQDGNVKAGKAVSILEDYDKFLTTILIGNNLVNIASTSIATLVFSILLGAETGAMASTVAMTVLVLIFGEIVPKSLAKQYPEKICCKICGVVRALEIVLSPISWLFRKLTSVISKKDAGATMTEDELEVMIDEIEDEGILEERESELIKSAIRFDDIQVSEVYIPRMDVAAVDIEMTPEEIGEVFVQTGYSRIPAYSKTIDNIVGIIYAKEFYARAFKGTMPENIRDIVRPIKSVPETASIASLLADFQKSKIHMAVVLDSYGGTMGVVTMEDLLEELVGDIWDESDEVQHDVAAMSDGVFTVKGTANIYDAMEKMEIPFDPEEYEDYSVNGFICYKLGRGPSRGDRVSIPGADITVKSVKGRRVIEAEFRKETLSDGAAEK